From a single Aliidongia dinghuensis genomic region:
- a CDS encoding ribonuclease domain-containing protein produces MRRYFSLLLVLLLLAVRPAFADPLADFAAAEHIGDVGRFEATITALRRDGHLPDGLYVTKNAAERKGWHPGQDLCAVLPGESIGGDLFDNREGRLPRGATYHEADLDYHCGHRAAKRLVYNAERQWVTIDHYRSFQPVP; encoded by the coding sequence ATGCGGCGGTATTTTTCTCTGCTCCTCGTCCTGCTTCTCCTGGCGGTCCGGCCGGCATTCGCCGATCCTCTGGCAGATTTCGCAGCAGCCGAGCATATCGGCGACGTCGGCCGGTTCGAGGCGACGATCACGGCGCTGCGCCGGGACGGCCACCTGCCGGATGGGCTCTACGTCACGAAGAACGCGGCCGAGAGGAAGGGCTGGCACCCGGGGCAGGACCTGTGTGCCGTCCTGCCGGGCGAGAGCATCGGCGGCGACCTGTTCGACAATCGCGAGGGCCGCCTGCCGCGCGGCGCGACCTACCACGAAGCCGACCTCGACTACCACTGCGGCCATCGCGCGGCGAAGCGACTGGTCTATAATGCCGAGCGCCAGTGGGTGACGATCGATCACTACCGGAGCTTCCAGCCGGTCCCATAA
- a CDS encoding efflux RND transporter periplasmic adaptor subunit: MAGGRPGVREQMAQRGMSGASDEPIPVLIGAVAEGDVPIYLSGLGTVQAYNTVQVRSRVDGALTKVLFREGQDVKAGDVLAVVDPRPYDANYKQSLATKAKDEALLANAKRDLVRDQGLIGKQFVSVQTLETQQALVDQYTAQVASDQATIDYNKTELDYTNIASPIDGRTGIRNVDVGNIVHAADTTALVTITQIHPISVIFTLPADNLPSVTKGLGAGSLPVIAYGRDNVTALANGTLDLVDNQIDQTTGMVKLKATFPNEDGALWPGQFVNTSVLVATRHQGLTVPATVVQHGPKGDYVWVVKPDKTVEMRDVVVAQTQGNRALIDKGLAAGESVVVDGQYRLQAGSKIAPQAPDGSSSTGSSSTGSGSTGATPAAEGAKGPHHGDKGDKPDKSGANPA; the protein is encoded by the coding sequence ATGGCCGGCGGGCGGCCGGGCGTGCGCGAGCAGATGGCACAGCGCGGCATGAGCGGGGCCAGCGACGAGCCGATCCCGGTGCTGATCGGTGCGGTGGCCGAGGGCGATGTGCCGATCTATCTCTCGGGGCTCGGCACGGTCCAGGCCTACAACACCGTCCAGGTCAGGAGCCGGGTCGACGGCGCGCTCACCAAGGTGCTGTTCCGCGAGGGCCAGGACGTCAAGGCCGGCGACGTGCTGGCGGTCGTCGATCCGCGGCCCTACGACGCCAACTACAAGCAGTCGCTCGCGACCAAGGCCAAGGACGAGGCGCTGCTCGCGAACGCGAAGCGGGACCTCGTGCGCGACCAGGGTCTGATCGGCAAGCAGTTCGTGAGTGTCCAGACGCTCGAGACGCAGCAGGCGCTCGTCGACCAGTACACGGCGCAGGTCGCCTCCGACCAGGCGACGATCGACTACAACAAGACTGAGCTCGACTATACGAACATCGCTTCGCCGATCGACGGCCGCACCGGCATCCGTAACGTCGACGTCGGCAACATCGTCCATGCCGCCGACACGACGGCCCTCGTGACCATCACCCAGATCCACCCGATCTCGGTGATCTTCACCCTGCCGGCCGACAATCTGCCGTCGGTGACGAAGGGGCTGGGCGCCGGCAGCCTGCCGGTCATCGCCTATGGCCGCGACAACGTCACGGCACTCGCCAACGGCACGCTCGACCTGGTCGACAACCAGATCGACCAGACGACCGGCATGGTGAAGCTGAAGGCGACCTTCCCGAACGAGGACGGCGCGCTCTGGCCCGGCCAGTTCGTCAATACGAGCGTGCTGGTCGCGACCCGGCATCAGGGCCTGACCGTGCCGGCGACAGTGGTGCAGCACGGGCCCAAGGGCGACTATGTCTGGGTCGTGAAGCCGGACAAGACGGTCGAGATGCGCGACGTCGTGGTGGCGCAGACCCAAGGCAACCGGGCGCTGATCGACAAGGGCCTGGCCGCCGGCGAGTCCGTCGTGGTCGACGGCCAGTACCGCCTGCAGGCCGGCAGCAAGATCGCGCCGCAGGCGCCCGACGGCAGCAGTTCGACCGGCAGCAGTTCGACTGGCAGCGGTTCGACCGGTGCCACCCCGGCAGCCGAGGGGGCGAAGGGGCCGCATCACGGTGACAAGGGCGACAAGCCCGACAAGAGCGGGGCGAATCCGGCGTGA
- a CDS encoding acetoacetate decarboxylase, producing the protein MTRDEILGTPSMPAAAPSYPHGPFRFIDRQYFTVAYKSDPDAIRAAVPEPLVPDPEGIVYYEWIRMPDSSGFGDYTESGIVIPCHYHGVACNFTSQMYLDDEPPIAAGREIWGFPKKHAHPKLEVKHDTLTGTLHYAGERVALGSMVYKWEPHVRDVNKTYESLTKKQVCLKLIPDVDGKPAIAQLVHFHLTDVTVKGSWTGPARLHLIPHVNAPVADLPVRQVIGGLHFIADLTLPYGEVLHDYLKPGS; encoded by the coding sequence ATGACCCGCGACGAGATTCTTGGCACGCCCTCCATGCCGGCCGCGGCCCCGTCCTATCCCCACGGACCGTTCCGCTTCATCGATCGCCAATATTTCACCGTCGCCTACAAGAGCGATCCCGATGCGATCCGCGCCGCGGTGCCCGAGCCGCTGGTGCCCGACCCCGAGGGCATCGTCTACTACGAATGGATCCGCATGCCCGACAGCTCCGGCTTCGGCGACTACACCGAATCGGGCATCGTCATTCCGTGCCACTATCACGGCGTCGCCTGCAACTTCACGTCCCAGATGTATCTCGACGACGAGCCGCCGATCGCGGCCGGCCGCGAGATCTGGGGCTTCCCGAAGAAGCATGCGCACCCGAAGCTTGAAGTGAAGCACGACACGCTGACCGGCACGCTGCATTACGCCGGCGAGCGGGTGGCGCTCGGCTCCATGGTCTACAAATGGGAGCCGCACGTCCGCGACGTGAACAAGACCTACGAGTCGCTGACCAAGAAGCAGGTCTGCCTGAAGCTGATCCCGGACGTCGACGGCAAGCCGGCGATCGCGCAGCTCGTCCATTTCCACCTGACGGACGTCACGGTCAAGGGCTCGTGGACCGGACCCGCCCGCCTGCACCTGATCCCGCACGTCAATGCGCCGGTCGCCGACCTGCCGGTGCGCCAGGTCATCGGCGGGCTCCATTTCATCGCCGACCTGACGCTGCCTTATGGCGAGGTCCTGCACGACTACCTGAAGCCCGGCAGCTAA
- a CDS encoding efflux RND transporter permease subunit, translated as MSVSEPFILRPIATTLLIVGVVLLGLLGYRQLPVAALPSVDFPTIQVVTNYPGAAPEIMASSITTPLEHQLGTISGLTSMSSTSSFGTSQITLQFDLSRDIDAAAQDVQSQINAAQGIIPSTKLPNPPTYSKVNPADTPIMILALTSDTLPLRTVNDYTDTVVVQKLSQVEGVGVVTIEGGQKEAVRIQINPTQVANLGLALDDVRTAISSATIDLAKGSIDGARQSFQIGADDQLFDANGFRNQILAYRNGAPIRLKDVANVVDGVENDKLAGWYNGKPAVILDIQRQPGANIIETVASIRRLMPKLQAALPPSIKIDVLTDRTQTIRASVADVQFTLVLTVALVVMVIFLFLRKFWATVIPSVTLPVSLIATFGIMSLASFSLDNLSLMALTIASGFVVDDAIVMIENIVRFIEDGENPLDAALKGAKQIGFTIISLTVSLIAVFIPLLLMGGVIGRLFREFAITLSAAVVISAIVSLTLTPMMCALLLKPEDPHHRPGALFRWSERFFDRMRDGYDAGLRWVLRHQALTLIFTVVTIGVTAALYVEVPKGFLPQQDTGLIVGVTDAAQDISFNGMAERQQAIAAEVMKDPEVTAVDSFVGTGTVNTTPNSGRLYINLKPRDQRTASSDQIIERLKARVAGVHGITLYMQSAQDIQIDNRLSRTQYQYTLQDANVAELGEWVPKLVAELKQQPELIDVATDQQNAGLQALVKIDRDAAARLGVSMQAIDDTLYDAFGQRQIATIYTQLNQYHVILGVDPAFQKDRNALDRIYVQATNGTLTNGTQLSGGVVASTTPTSNGSQTTSNTATTTSLNTGKGTEVPLSAVASIVTRLAPLVVTHQGLFPATTLSFNVPEGTSLGAALAAIQRAEQAIGLPETIATGFTGSAAEFRNSLDSELGLILAAIVTVYIVLGVLYESYIHPITILSTLPSAGIGALLSLMLCGQDLSVISLIGIILLIGIVKKNAIMMIDFAIDAERQGGIGAEEAIHQACLLRFRPIMMTTMAALLGALPLALGTGTGSELRRPLGIAIVGGLVLSQFLTLYTTPVIYLFFERLRHMAAHRFGRRAATAPSPMHPAPMHPAPMHPAPAHQAPFNAMRDPDAAE; from the coding sequence GTGAGCGTCTCAGAGCCCTTCATCCTCCGGCCGATCGCGACGACGCTCCTCATCGTCGGCGTGGTGCTCCTCGGCCTGCTGGGATACCGGCAGCTGCCGGTGGCGGCCCTGCCATCGGTCGATTTCCCGACGATCCAGGTCGTGACGAACTATCCCGGGGCGGCGCCGGAGATCATGGCGTCGTCGATCACGACGCCGCTCGAGCATCAGCTGGGCACGATCTCAGGGCTCACTTCCATGAGCTCGACCAGCTCGTTCGGCACCAGCCAGATCACGCTGCAGTTCGACCTGTCCCGCGACATCGATGCCGCAGCCCAAGACGTGCAGTCGCAGATCAATGCGGCCCAGGGCATCATCCCGTCGACCAAGCTGCCGAACCCGCCGACCTACAGCAAGGTCAACCCGGCCGACACGCCGATCATGATCCTGGCGCTGACCTCGGACACGCTGCCGCTCCGCACGGTCAACGACTATACCGACACGGTGGTGGTGCAGAAGCTCTCCCAGGTCGAGGGTGTCGGCGTCGTCACGATCGAGGGCGGGCAGAAGGAGGCGGTGCGCATCCAGATCAACCCGACCCAGGTTGCGAACCTGGGCCTGGCCCTGGACGACGTGCGCACGGCGATCTCGTCGGCGACGATCGATCTCGCCAAGGGTTCGATCGACGGCGCCCGGCAATCCTTCCAGATCGGCGCCGACGACCAGCTGTTCGACGCCAACGGCTTCCGCAACCAGATCCTGGCCTACCGCAACGGCGCGCCGATCCGCCTCAAGGACGTGGCGAATGTCGTCGACGGCGTCGAGAACGACAAGCTTGCCGGCTGGTACAACGGCAAGCCGGCGGTGATCCTCGACATCCAGCGCCAGCCCGGCGCCAACATCATCGAGACGGTGGCATCCATCCGCAGGCTGATGCCGAAGCTGCAGGCAGCACTGCCGCCGTCGATCAAGATCGACGTGCTGACCGACCGGACCCAGACGATCCGCGCCTCGGTTGCCGACGTGCAGTTCACGCTGGTGCTGACCGTGGCGCTCGTCGTCATGGTCATCTTCCTGTTCCTGCGCAAGTTCTGGGCGACCGTCATCCCGAGCGTCACCCTGCCGGTCTCGCTCATCGCGACGTTCGGCATCATGTCGCTCGCGAGCTTCAGCCTCGACAACCTGTCGCTGATGGCGCTCACCATCGCGTCGGGCTTCGTCGTCGACGACGCGATCGTCATGATCGAGAACATCGTCCGCTTCATCGAGGACGGGGAGAACCCGCTCGACGCGGCACTCAAGGGGGCGAAGCAGATCGGCTTCACGATCATTTCGCTCACCGTCTCGCTCATCGCGGTCTTCATCCCGCTGCTGCTCATGGGCGGCGTCATCGGGCGCCTCTTCCGCGAGTTCGCCATCACCTTGAGCGCCGCCGTCGTGATCTCGGCCATCGTCTCGCTGACGCTCACGCCGATGATGTGCGCGCTGTTGCTCAAGCCCGAGGACCCGCACCATCGGCCGGGGGCGCTCTTCCGCTGGAGCGAGCGCTTCTTCGACCGGATGCGTGACGGCTACGACGCCGGCCTCCGTTGGGTGCTGCGCCATCAGGCGCTGACACTCATCTTCACCGTCGTCACGATCGGTGTCACGGCCGCGCTCTATGTCGAGGTGCCGAAGGGCTTCCTGCCGCAGCAGGACACGGGCCTCATCGTCGGCGTGACGGATGCCGCCCAGGACATCTCGTTCAACGGCATGGCCGAGCGCCAGCAGGCGATCGCGGCCGAGGTGATGAAGGACCCGGAGGTGACCGCCGTCGACAGTTTCGTCGGCACCGGGACGGTGAACACGACGCCGAACAGCGGCCGGCTCTACATCAATTTGAAGCCGCGCGACCAGCGTACGGCCAGCTCCGACCAGATCATCGAGCGCTTGAAAGCGCGCGTCGCGGGCGTGCACGGCATCACGCTCTACATGCAGTCGGCCCAGGATATTCAGATCGACAACCGGCTGTCGCGCACCCAGTACCAGTACACGCTGCAGGATGCGAACGTGGCCGAGCTCGGCGAGTGGGTGCCGAAGCTCGTCGCCGAGTTGAAGCAGCAGCCGGAGCTCATCGACGTTGCGACCGACCAGCAGAACGCCGGGTTGCAGGCGCTCGTCAAGATCGACCGGGATGCCGCCGCCCGGCTCGGCGTCAGCATGCAGGCGATCGACGACACGCTCTACGACGCGTTCGGCCAGCGCCAGATCGCGACGATCTATACGCAGCTCAACCAGTATCACGTGATCCTGGGTGTCGATCCGGCGTTCCAGAAGGACCGGAACGCGCTCGACAGGATCTACGTCCAGGCGACGAACGGCACGCTCACGAACGGCACGCAGCTGTCGGGCGGCGTCGTTGCGAGCACGACGCCGACCTCGAACGGCAGCCAGACCACGAGCAACACGGCGACCACGACCAGCCTCAATACCGGCAAGGGCACGGAGGTGCCGCTCTCGGCGGTCGCGAGCATCGTGACCCGGCTGGCGCCGCTGGTCGTGACCCACCAGGGCCTGTTCCCGGCGACGACGCTGTCGTTCAACGTGCCGGAAGGTACCTCGCTCGGTGCCGCCCTGGCCGCGATCCAGCGTGCCGAGCAGGCGATCGGCCTGCCGGAGACGATCGCGACCGGCTTCACCGGCAGCGCCGCCGAGTTCAGGAACTCGCTCGACAGCGAGCTCGGGCTGATCCTGGCCGCGATCGTCACGGTCTATATCGTGCTGGGCGTGCTCTACGAGAGCTACATCCACCCGATCACGATCCTGTCGACCCTGCCGTCGGCCGGCATCGGCGCGCTGCTCTCGCTCATGCTCTGCGGCCAGGACCTGAGCGTGATCTCGCTCATCGGCATCATTCTCCTGATCGGCATCGTCAAGAAGAACGCGATCATGATGATCGATTTCGCGATCGACGCCGAACGCCAGGGCGGCATCGGCGCCGAGGAGGCGATCCATCAGGCCTGCCTGCTGCGCTTCCGGCCGATCATGATGACGACCATGGCGGCACTCTTGGGCGCGCTGCCGCTGGCGCTCGGCACCGGCACGGGCTCCGAGCTCCGGCGCCCGCTCGGCATCGCCATTGTCGGCGGCCTGGTGCTTTCGCAATTCCTGACGCTTTACACGACGCCGGTGATCTACCTGTTCTTCGAGCGGCTCCGGCACATGGCGGCGCACCGGTTCGGCCGGCGGGCGGCGACGGCGCCATCGCCCATGCATCCGGCGCCCATGCACCCGGCGCCCATGCACCCGGCGCCCGCGCACCAGGCGCCGTTCAACGCCATGCGCGACCCGGACGCGGCGGAATAG
- a CDS encoding cation:proton antiporter, translating into MPPDRPRRRPTLYLTDVATIVLAVASLLLVVSVVQPLAGRFALPTSVLLALVGTTIGAAASFVLNSPTITAFDAVARPFAAPPVTAAVFLDCFLPILLFQAAVTMDIRRLLEDAVPILLLAVLAVLVTTGLIGWSVSMVSGEALIPALLLGSIVATTDPAAVVAIFRDLGAPARLTRLVEGESLLNDAAAISIFTILVSLLKSGGAVAVGPAIGHFVLSFGGGILLGVAAGRLATSLLPLFHGDRAAEMTLTLALPYLVFIVGEDELHISGVVGVVAAGVTFGSTGLSRISPFNWAFLNELWEQLAFWAGSFIFILAAILVPTLLVDVGVRDLLLMVTALAAAMVARMVVLWGVLPPLTWLKWSAPVSTPYKLVITWGGLRGAVTVALALAVTEDPGLPETVKRFVAVLATGFVLFTLLVNGTTLRAVIRVLKLDQLSPRDEALRDSIVALSLVDLRDSLAATAVDYRMSEPAAAETLARYTRRIEAATRRRDDHAATLDAERPEMLERDRLAVALVALASHERRLVLDHHAQGTASRRVIERLLHGADVMADAARTDGRSGYVKAVKKIARYTIGFRFAHFLHRRLGIETPLARRLAERLEQLLVTRMLLDELVRFISQKLTRFADERLLQIVRDIVDNRHDRAQRMLGALQAQYPEYSVALERRILDQAALRQEQQAYRGLYEEGLIGQELYEDLSRRLRKRQAAVEVRPHLDLSLKPGELMRRIDMFRDLAPEQAERLGKLARPLIAVPGEKLVRKGDRGDSVYFISSGAVEVILPGSPVTLGRGDIFGEMALLTGEPRRADVVAATYSQLLVLHASDFRRFLGANPDIRAAVQRILDSRLTADAQRSGPVLRVS; encoded by the coding sequence ATGCCGCCCGACCGACCGCGCCGGAGACCCACCCTGTACCTGACCGACGTCGCCACCATCGTTCTTGCGGTCGCGAGCCTGCTCCTCGTCGTCAGTGTCGTGCAGCCGCTGGCGGGGCGCTTCGCCCTGCCGACGAGCGTGCTGCTGGCCCTTGTCGGCACGACGATCGGGGCTGCGGCCTCCTTCGTGCTGAATTCGCCCACCATCACGGCGTTCGACGCCGTCGCCCGGCCATTCGCCGCGCCGCCGGTCACGGCCGCCGTCTTCCTCGATTGTTTCCTGCCGATCCTGCTGTTCCAGGCCGCCGTCACGATGGATATCCGCCGGCTCCTTGAGGATGCGGTGCCGATCCTGCTGCTGGCGGTGCTGGCGGTGCTGGTGACGACCGGGCTCATCGGCTGGAGCGTCTCGATGGTCTCGGGCGAGGCCCTCATCCCGGCGCTGCTCTTGGGCTCGATCGTCGCCACGACGGATCCGGCGGCGGTCGTCGCGATCTTCCGCGACCTGGGCGCGCCCGCCCGGCTGACCCGCCTCGTCGAGGGCGAAAGCCTGCTCAACGACGCGGCGGCGATCTCGATCTTCACGATCCTGGTGAGCCTGCTGAAGTCCGGCGGCGCCGTGGCGGTCGGCCCTGCGATCGGCCATTTCGTGCTGAGCTTCGGCGGCGGCATCCTGCTGGGCGTCGCGGCCGGCCGGCTCGCGACATCCCTCCTGCCGCTGTTCCACGGCGACCGCGCGGCCGAGATGACACTGACCCTGGCGCTGCCCTACCTCGTCTTCATCGTGGGCGAGGACGAGCTGCATATCTCGGGCGTCGTCGGCGTGGTCGCCGCCGGCGTCACCTTCGGCTCGACCGGGCTTTCGCGCATCTCGCCGTTCAACTGGGCTTTCCTGAACGAGCTCTGGGAACAGCTCGCCTTCTGGGCCGGCTCCTTCATTTTTATCCTGGCGGCGATTCTGGTGCCGACCCTGCTGGTCGATGTGGGCGTGCGCGACCTTCTGCTCATGGTGACGGCCCTCGCCGCGGCCATGGTCGCCCGCATGGTCGTGCTGTGGGGCGTGCTGCCGCCGCTCACCTGGCTGAAATGGAGCGCCCCGGTCTCAACCCCCTACAAGCTGGTCATCACCTGGGGTGGCCTGCGCGGCGCCGTCACCGTGGCGCTGGCGCTTGCCGTCACTGAGGATCCGGGCCTGCCCGAGACAGTGAAGCGCTTCGTCGCCGTGCTTGCGACCGGCTTCGTGCTGTTCACGCTCCTGGTCAACGGCACGACGCTGCGCGCCGTCATCCGCGTGCTCAAGCTCGACCAGCTGAGCCCGCGCGACGAGGCGCTGCGCGACAGCATCGTGGCCTTGTCGCTGGTCGACTTGCGCGACTCGCTGGCCGCGACCGCGGTCGACTATCGCATGAGCGAGCCGGCCGCAGCCGAGACGCTCGCCCGTTATACCCGGCGCATCGAGGCGGCGACCCGGCGGCGCGACGATCACGCGGCGACGCTCGATGCGGAGCGGCCGGAGATGCTGGAGCGCGACCGCCTGGCAGTGGCGCTGGTGGCGCTTGCGAGCCACGAGCGCCGGCTGGTGCTCGACCACCACGCCCAGGGCACGGCCTCGCGCCGGGTGATCGAACGGCTCCTGCACGGCGCCGACGTCATGGCCGACGCGGCCCGCACCGACGGCCGCAGCGGCTACGTCAAGGCGGTGAAGAAGATCGCCCGCTACACCATCGGTTTCCGCTTCGCGCATTTCCTGCACCGGCGTCTCGGCATCGAGACGCCGCTCGCGCGCCGGCTGGCCGAGCGGCTGGAGCAGCTGCTCGTCACCCGCATGCTGCTCGACGAGCTGGTCCGTTTCATCTCGCAGAAACTGACGCGCTTCGCGGACGAACGGCTGCTGCAGATCGTGCGGGACATCGTCGACAACCGGCATGACCGGGCCCAGCGCATGCTGGGTGCGCTGCAGGCGCAATATCCGGAATATTCGGTGGCGCTCGAGCGGCGCATCCTGGACCAGGCCGCCCTCCGCCAGGAGCAGCAGGCCTATCGCGGCCTTTACGAGGAAGGATTGATCGGCCAGGAGCTCTATGAGGATCTGAGCCGCCGCCTGCGCAAGCGCCAGGCGGCGGTCGAGGTTCGGCCACACCTCGACCTCAGCCTCAAGCCCGGCGAGCTCATGCGCCGCATCGACATGTTCCGCGACCTGGCGCCCGAGCAGGCCGAACGGCTGGGCAAGCTCGCCCGGCCGCTCATCGCCGTGCCCGGCGAAAAGCTGGTGCGCAAGGGCGATCGCGGCGATTCGGTCTATTTCATCTCTTCGGGCGCGGTCGAGGTCATCCTGCCCGGCAGCCCCGTGACGCTCGGGCGCGGCGACATCTTCGGCGAGATGGCGCTCCTGACCGGCGAGCCTCGGCGAGCGGACGTGGTCGCCGCGACCTATAGCCAGCTCCTGGTGCTGCATGCCTCGGATTTCCGCCGTTTCCTCGGTGCCAACCCGGATATCCGCGCGGCGGTGCAGCGCATCCTCGACAGCCGGCTGACGGCCGACGCCCAGCGGTCCGGCCCGGTGCTGCGCGTGTCGTAA
- a CDS encoding benzoate-CoA ligase family protein: protein MPTSNAPDSTTPETAGPKTAGATAFVDRFALDRLPPQSAWPELIFDLPELRYPPRLNAARALLDDRVAAGDGGRRCLVDDRGSWTYAELRDRADRIAEVLRADGVVPGNRVLLRAANNPMLVAEWFAVLKLGAVAVTTMPLLRARELVKVIEKARISHAICDARLEPDLRAAQKDAPALARILIANSEAADGLEARMAAASGRFETVDTAADDVALIAFTSGTTGEPKGCMHFHRDILAIADTFSRHVLQPSPDDLFCGSPPIAFTFGLGGLVIFPLAAGAATLLLESAGPEALMQAIERHRATVCFTAPTAYRAMAALKGRYDISSLRKGVSAGEALPLATRTLVGQAFGLELIDGIGATEMLHIFISAAGDAIRPGATGKPVPGFRAAILDDEGRELPAGEVGRLAVKGPVGCRYLDDPRQSTYVQHGWNVTGDSYLMDADGYFWFQARSDDMIISAGYNISGPEVEQAVLDHPAVAECAVVASPDEERTFIVKAFVVLKAGESPSEPLAKAIQAHVKAEIAPYKYPRAIEFVPTLPRTQTGKLQRYRLRQQELERAAKS, encoded by the coding sequence ATGCCAACAAGCAACGCACCCGATTCGACCACTCCGGAGACTGCTGGCCCAAAGACTGCTGGCGCGACCGCCTTCGTCGACCGCTTCGCGCTCGACCGGCTGCCGCCGCAGTCCGCCTGGCCGGAGCTGATCTTCGACCTGCCCGAGCTCCGCTACCCGCCTCGGCTCAACGCTGCCCGGGCGCTGCTCGACGACCGGGTTGCCGCCGGGGACGGCGGGCGCCGCTGCCTCGTCGACGACCGGGGCTCCTGGACCTATGCCGAGCTCAGGGACCGGGCGGACCGGATCGCCGAGGTGCTGCGCGCCGATGGCGTCGTGCCCGGCAACCGGGTGCTGCTGCGCGCGGCGAACAACCCGATGCTGGTTGCTGAGTGGTTCGCCGTGCTCAAGCTCGGCGCCGTCGCCGTGACGACCATGCCGCTGCTCCGCGCGCGTGAGCTCGTCAAGGTGATCGAGAAAGCCCGGATCAGCCACGCCATCTGCGACGCCCGGCTCGAGCCAGACCTGCGCGCGGCCCAGAAGGACGCCCCGGCGCTGGCGCGGATCCTGATCGCGAACAGCGAGGCCGCCGACGGGCTCGAGGCGCGCATGGCCGCGGCTTCCGGCCGGTTCGAGACGGTCGACACCGCGGCCGACGATGTTGCGCTCATCGCCTTCACCTCGGGCACCACGGGCGAGCCCAAGGGCTGCATGCATTTCCATCGCGACATTCTCGCCATCGCCGACACGTTCTCGCGCCATGTGCTGCAGCCGTCGCCCGACGACCTGTTCTGCGGCAGCCCGCCGATCGCCTTCACCTTCGGCCTGGGCGGGCTCGTGATCTTCCCGCTCGCCGCCGGAGCCGCGACCCTGCTCCTGGAGAGCGCCGGGCCGGAGGCGCTGATGCAGGCGATCGAGCGCCATCGGGCGACCGTCTGCTTCACGGCGCCGACCGCCTATCGCGCCATGGCGGCGCTCAAGGGCCGCTACGATATCTCGAGCCTCAGGAAGGGGGTCTCCGCCGGCGAGGCGCTGCCGCTCGCGACCCGTACGTTGGTCGGGCAAGCGTTCGGGCTCGAGCTCATCGACGGCATCGGCGCCACCGAGATGCTGCACATCTTCATCTCCGCCGCGGGCGACGCGATCCGGCCGGGGGCGACGGGCAAACCGGTGCCGGGCTTCCGTGCCGCGATCCTCGATGATGAAGGCCGGGAATTGCCGGCCGGCGAGGTCGGCCGGCTCGCGGTCAAGGGCCCGGTCGGCTGTCGCTATCTCGACGACCCCAGGCAGTCGACCTACGTCCAGCACGGCTGGAACGTGACCGGCGACAGCTATCTCATGGATGCAGACGGCTATTTCTGGTTCCAGGCGCGCAGCGACGACATGATCATCTCGGCCGGCTACAACATCTCCGGCCCCGAGGTCGAGCAGGCGGTGCTGGACCACCCCGCGGTCGCCGAATGCGCCGTCGTCGCCTCGCCGGACGAGGAGCGCACCTTCATCGTCAAGGCGTTCGTCGTCTTGAAAGCCGGCGAAAGCCCGAGCGAGCCGCTCGCGAAGGCGATCCAGGCCCATGTGAAGGCGGAAATCGCACCCTATAAATACCCGCGGGCGATCGAGTTCGTGCCGACGCTGCCGCGCACCCAGACCGGCAAGCTGCAGCGCTATCGCCTGCGCCAGCAGGAACTGGAGCGCGCCGCCAAAAGCTGA